Within the Photobacterium swingsii genome, the region AGCTCATCATGGATCGACCAACATTTCTTGTTTTTAGCTTTATTGGTTTACTCCTAATGGCGATGCTGCATCTAGGCGAAATTTGGCTTAACCATGACACCTTGAATGTGGCGCATTTCATTTTAGAGTGGCTACCGCTTTATACCGTCTGGATTATGCTTCTTGTTATTGGGCTGTTTAAGCGTATATCTACCACACAACCACCTCATGTACACCCATAATAGCAACCATAAAAAAACCACGCCAAATGACGTGGTTTTTTAGTTTTGTAAGCAGATACTATGCTATCAAGCGTTCTTATCTTTACCTAAAGACAACAACCAAATTGAGATAGCGGCAACCGCAGCAAAGCCTGATAAGATGATTACTGGCATTGCGGCATAACCAAGTACATGCCAGATAATCGACTCTAAAGTACTCATCGCTCATTTACCCCTTAGTTATTACCAGCCTTCAACATCTTTCATATCAGGCAGTTTATGTGCAATACCCTTGTGACAGTCTACACATGTTTTATCGCCTGAAGCCAATGCTGTCGAGTGCTGTTTAACACTGCGAGGACCTTGTTCTGAGAAATCCATGTAATCGAAGTTATGACAGTTACGACACTCTTGTGAGTCGTTATCTTTCATACGCTTCCATTCACGATGAGCTAAATGACCTCGGCGCTCTTGGAATTTTTCTTCCGTGCTGATTGTCCCCATCGCAAATGCTACTAGCTCTTTAGACGCTTGTACTTTACGTACAATTTTATCCGTCCAATTATGCGGTACGTGACAGTCAGAACAAATTGCACGTACACCAGAACGGTTAGAGTAGTGGATAGTTTCGCGGATCTCTTTAACGATAGGCGCGTGACAACCTGAACAGAACTCTTCGGTGTTTGTTGCTTCCATGCCGGTGTTAAACGCGCCCCAGAAAGCTAAACCACCAATAAACCCCATAAACAACACTAAACCAACAGCCACCTTACTTGGTGATGTCATTCGGCGCCAAAACGCCTTTAATATGTTCATAAATGCCCCTTTTATTCCACGCTGTCGCGTAATGCATCAACACGCTCAAAGGTGTTGCCAACTAAAGGCTTAGCATCAGCTTGGGGAACGTGGCACTGCTGACAGAAGTAACGACGAGGCGATACATCTGAAAGTACTTGGCCTTCACGGGTCTCATAGTGAGTAACACTAATTTTTGTAGCGCCCATTTCTTTCGCGTTCTTCCAGCTATGGCACGATAAACATTTATTCGCATTCAAAGATACTTCGTAGTTACGAATAGTATGTGGAATAAGTGGTGGCTGATAAACATAATCGCTATCGATCACACCTTGGTCACGCGGATAACGTTTAAAGTCATCAGCAGGACGTGTTGTTTCAAGCTCACTTGCACCGCGAAGTGATTCTACTCCGCCAATACCGCGCTCAAACTGAGCATCGTTACTGTGCGCAATACCTGTGAATAAAAGCCCTACCGTCATAAGGGCAAGCATTAATCGTTTCATTCTTTTCTCCGCCTATCATGGCTAAATTCGAGGCTAATCTCCTGCCCTTTCAGCAAGGGCAGGATTGGCTAATCAATTACGCTACTTTTGTAATTTTGATTGGACACTTCTTGAAGTCTGTCTGTTTAGACAGTGGATCCGTCGCATCCAGAATCAACTTGTTAACCAAAATACGCGCATCAAAGAACGGTACGAAAACCAAGCCAACAGGCGGACGGTTACGACCTCGCGTTTCAACGCGACAGCGTACTTCACCACGACGAGAAGCTAGATTCACTTCATCACCGCGACGCAGACCACGTGCTTGCGCATCATCAGGGTGGATGTAACACACAGCATCCGGTACTGCTTTATATAGCTCAGGAACACGACGTGTCATCGTACCTGTATGCCAATGCTCTAGAACACGGCCTGTACATAGCCACATGTCGTATTCTTTATCTGGCATTTCTGGCGCAGGCTCAAACGGTGCAAAGATAATATTTGCCTTACCATCACCGTGGCCATAGAAACGGAAGCCTTCACCCGCAGGGACATATGGATCTGACCCTTCAGCGAAACGCCATTTTGTTTCTTTGCCATTCACAACCGGCCAACGTAGACCACGTACTTGGTGGTAAACATCGTATGGTGCTAAATCGTGTCCATGGTCACGACCAAACATTGCGTACTCTTCAAACAGACCTTTCTGTAAGTAGAAGCCTTGTGCTTTTGCATCATCGTTCAGCTCTTGCGCTTCAGATAGCGGGAACTTATCAACTTGGCCATTACGGAATAGTACTTCGTACATGGTTTTGCCACGGTATTCAGGTTTCTGAGCAAGTAACTCTTCACCCCATACTTCTTCAATTTTGAAGCGTTTAGAGAATTCCATTAGCTGCCAAAGGTCAGATTTCGCATCACCTTGAGCTTCAACTTGTTGGTACCATGCTTGTGTACGACGCTCTGCGTTACCGTAAGCACCTTCTTTCTCTACCCACATTGCAGTTGGCAAAATAAGGTCAGCTGCTTGAGCTGTTGCCGTTGGGTATGGGTCTGAACATACGATAAAGTTCTCAGGGTTACGGTAACCCGGTAGACGCTCTTCGTTAATGTTTGGACCTGCTTGCATGTTGTTATTACACATTACCCAGTAAGCGTTTAGCTTGCCGTCTTTTAGCATGCGATCTTGTAAGACAGCATGGTAGCCAGGTTTTGGTGGGATAGTACCTTCAGGTAGCTTCCAAATACCTTCTGCAATCGCACGGTGCTTAGGATTCGCAACTACCATATCTGCAGGTAAACGGTGTGAGAAAGTACCTACTTCACGTGCGGTACCACACGCCGATGGTTGACCTGTTAGTGAGAACGGGCTGTTACCTGGAGTAGAAATTTTGCCTGTTAGTAGGTGAATGTTGTACACCAGGCTATTCATCCATACGCCACGCGTATGTTGGTTCATACCCATAGTCCAAAGTGACATGACTTTGGTATTTGGATCAGCGTATTGCTTCGCCATCTCAAGCAGTTTCTCTTCCGAAACGCCCGACATTTTCGATGCTTTTTCTAAGGTGTACTCGGCAACAGATGCTTTGTACTCTTCGAAATTCATCGCGTGCATTTTGCCCGAGTTTGCATGTGCCGCTTTTTGTTGCAACGGATGCTCATCACGCAAGCCATAACCAATATCGGTTTCTGCACGTTTGAAGTTAGTGTGCTTGTTAACGAAATCCCAGTTAACCGCATCGTTTTGAATGATGTAGTTGGCAATGAAGTTCGCAATCGCAAGGTCTGTTTGTGGTTCGAAGATCATACCGTTATCAGCCAACTCAAATGAGCGGTGATAGTAAGTAGAAAGCACGTTTACTTTAACATGTGGGTGACTCAAACGACGGTCAGTAATACGTGTCCACAGAACAGGGTGCATCTCAGCCATGTTTGAACCCCACAGAACAAATGCGTCTGCGTTTTCAAAATCATCGTAACAACCCATAGGCTCATCGATACCGAAAGTACGCATAAACGCACCTACAGCCGATGCCATACAGTGACGCGCATTCGGGTCGATGTTGTTAGAACGGAAACCTGCTTTCATCATTTTTGATGCAGCGTAACCTTCCATTACTGTCCATTGACCTGAACCGAACATACCCACACTTGTTGGGCCTTTTTCTTTCAGGGCGTCTTTCCACTTCTCAGCCATGATGTCGAACGCTTGATCCCAAGAGATCGGCGCAAAGTCACCATTCTTATCAAACTTACCATCTGTCATACGCAGCATTGGGGTTTGCAGGCGATCTTTACCGTACATGATCTTAGATAGGAAGTAGCCTTTGATACAGTTCAAGCCCTTGTTTACTGGCGCTTCAGGATCACCTTGTGTTGCCACAACACGACCATTCTGCGTACCGACAAGTACTGAACAACCTGTACCACAAAAACGACAAGGTGCCTTGTCCCACTTAATTTTAGTTTGGTCAGAGCTAACGATTAGGTTAGTTGCTGACGCAGGCAGGGTAATACCCGCAACAGCAGCGGCTGATGCTGCCGCGTTTGCTTTCACAAACGCACGTCGTGTCATTTTCATGAGTCGTCCTCAGATTGCGAATCGAAGTGTTCAATTTGGTGATACACTAAAAAAGTGATTAATACGTTTTCTAAGTTATTGATTTTATCTATTGTTTCCGTCACGTAGCCCTGATTTTCCGTTTCAAGTACTACAATGATTTTTCCCTCTTCACTCTCGCCGTGTATTTCTGTGTTTGGCATGTCTAAGATCTGAGCTTTAACGCTTGCTAGGGACTCAGGCTTAACATGCACCACAAGGCTAGAGATATGTACTTCATCCAGCGCCATATGCTATTTCTCTTCTTGTTGGCTGGTCACCATGGTTATGGCTGACGTTGGGCAAGTAGCAACACATGCCCCACAACCATTACAGATATCCAATTCAAAAGCAGGCTGCGCGACACCACCTGCCTGTAACTTAAATCGAATGGCTTGTACTTCACACATGTCACCGCAACTGCGGCACTCAACATTGTTTTGAGCTAAACATTGTTGATTTACCTGTGCTTTTACATCCCACGCTGATTCCGTTGTAGGGCGGAATAACGACTCAGGACATGCTTGCGCACACAAAGTGCAGAAGGTACATTCACCACGATTAAAATCGACGGTAGGAAAACCACCATCGCCTTTTACAATAATTTCGGTTTCACAGGCTGAAAGACATTTGTTGCATCGTGTGCAGTTATCTACGAAAGTGTCCTCGTCAACAATCCAAGGCATCCTTGGTAGTGCTGGGGTACGACGCCGAGATAATAAGTTTCGCCGTCCACGATCAAACATCAATTGCTACCTCAAATACGCACTTATGAAATAAGATGAACAGATATTGGCTGGCAATAATCAATAGGTGTATTAAAAGGTATTAATGCCCTTAGATACTGTTCATAATTGCTCATTATTCTTCACGGCAAGTTTAGAACTCTTAATAAATGCTTAAATACCCAGTTAGGGTTAATTAACTGTTTTATTTGTTTTGGATCAATAAACTGAAATGACAACCCTCACACTATTTAGCTTACAATTGCATTAACGAACGCATTGTCGATTTTTCGACCAGCCATCAATCACTACTAAAAAGAATAGAACATAAGGATGCTGCGTGCAGAATAGGCCACAAAAGCCCGTCACAACCACCATTGCTCGTGCCATGTTGGCCATATTGCTACTCTCGATTGCCACCACCAGCTTTGCTTTACTCACCCTTGCATCGAGTTTGAATGATGCCGAGGCCATCAACGTCTCTGGTTCACTGCGGATGCAAAGCTATCGATTGGCATACGATATCCAAGCTGAATCCCCACTTTTCGATGATCACCTTGACCAATTTGAGCAATCGTTATTTTCACCTTCCATGGCCGCCCTTGAGCATTGGACTGTGCCCGCCGATATTCAGCGCCACTACTACAACCTTATTGATCGCTGGGAGAGCCTAAACCCATCACTGGCCACCGAAAAT harbors:
- the napF gene encoding ferredoxin-type protein NapF — its product is MFDRGRRNLLSRRRTPALPRMPWIVDEDTFVDNCTRCNKCLSACETEIIVKGDGGFPTVDFNRGECTFCTLCAQACPESLFRPTTESAWDVKAQVNQQCLAQNNVECRSCGDMCEVQAIRFKLQAGGVAQPAFELDICNGCGACVATCPTSAITMVTSQQEEK
- a CDS encoding TIGR02808 family protein; translation: MSTLESIIWHVLGYAAMPVIILSGFAAVAAISIWLLSLGKDKNA
- the napA gene encoding periplasmic nitrate reductase subunit alpha; the protein is MKMTRRAFVKANAAASAAAVAGITLPASATNLIVSSDQTKIKWDKAPCRFCGTGCSVLVGTQNGRVVATQGDPEAPVNKGLNCIKGYFLSKIMYGKDRLQTPMLRMTDGKFDKNGDFAPISWDQAFDIMAEKWKDALKEKGPTSVGMFGSGQWTVMEGYAASKMMKAGFRSNNIDPNARHCMASAVGAFMRTFGIDEPMGCYDDFENADAFVLWGSNMAEMHPVLWTRITDRRLSHPHVKVNVLSTYYHRSFELADNGMIFEPQTDLAIANFIANYIIQNDAVNWDFVNKHTNFKRAETDIGYGLRDEHPLQQKAAHANSGKMHAMNFEEYKASVAEYTLEKASKMSGVSEEKLLEMAKQYADPNTKVMSLWTMGMNQHTRGVWMNSLVYNIHLLTGKISTPGNSPFSLTGQPSACGTAREVGTFSHRLPADMVVANPKHRAIAEGIWKLPEGTIPPKPGYHAVLQDRMLKDGKLNAYWVMCNNNMQAGPNINEERLPGYRNPENFIVCSDPYPTATAQAADLILPTAMWVEKEGAYGNAERRTQAWYQQVEAQGDAKSDLWQLMEFSKRFKIEEVWGEELLAQKPEYRGKTMYEVLFRNGQVDKFPLSEAQELNDDAKAQGFYLQKGLFEEYAMFGRDHGHDLAPYDVYHQVRGLRWPVVNGKETKWRFAEGSDPYVPAGEGFRFYGHGDGKANIIFAPFEPAPEMPDKEYDMWLCTGRVLEHWHTGTMTRRVPELYKAVPDAVCYIHPDDAQARGLRRGDEVNLASRRGEVRCRVETRGRNRPPVGLVFVPFFDARILVNKLILDATDPLSKQTDFKKCPIKITKVA
- a CDS encoding nitrate reductase cytochrome c-type subunit, with the translated sequence MKRLMLALMTVGLLFTGIAHSNDAQFERGIGGVESLRGASELETTRPADDFKRYPRDQGVIDSDYVYQPPLIPHTIRNYEVSLNANKCLSCHSWKNAKEMGATKISVTHYETREGQVLSDVSPRRYFCQQCHVPQADAKPLVGNTFERVDALRDSVE
- a CDS encoding chaperone NapD, which encodes MALDEVHISSLVVHVKPESLASVKAQILDMPNTEIHGESEEGKIIVVLETENQGYVTETIDKINNLENVLITFLVYHQIEHFDSQSEDDS
- a CDS encoding NapC/NirT family cytochrome c; this encodes MNILKAFWRRMTSPSKVAVGLVLFMGFIGGLAFWGAFNTGMEATNTEEFCSGCHAPIVKEIRETIHYSNRSGVRAICSDCHVPHNWTDKIVRKVQASKELVAFAMGTISTEEKFQERRGHLAHREWKRMKDNDSQECRNCHNFDYMDFSEQGPRSVKQHSTALASGDKTCVDCHKGIAHKLPDMKDVEGW